A window of Juglans regia cultivar Chandler chromosome 7, Walnut 2.0, whole genome shotgun sequence contains these coding sequences:
- the LOC109004155 gene encoding uncharacterized protein At5g41620-like has translation MESKGKSVEREAEKQGLMVKKLKRRMLVGKRGGPSTPPPTWRLEFSSHKNDDATNIREFLTFPNTAASISARKLGANLWEIQPHRNVRLLLAKMSKGGAGLRCRHHRDKGFEISKDVVDPSDSSTDSLTNASHLRRNLAASIVQEHRPVQRSNRALQPVSPASYGSSFEVARYKPAVTPPSSLDLKSRMVESDYGIKTSTELLKVLNRIWSLEEQHTSNISLVKALKMELFHSRARIKELLEEKELGRHGMGDLIKRVAEDKLDRKNKEQDQTKAAIEAIKHKLEDEKKSRKHSEGLHRKLAQELSELKQSFSNALRELQREREARILLENLCDEFAKGIRDYEQKLRPLNHKTEKYGVGRENPDRLILHISEAWLDERMQMKLEEAQNDFAEKSTILDKLGSDIESFLQAKQSNELRTNGNLPPLEPKTMRRHSLESFPLNDTVSAPQKTADEEDFSTVDDSHYFEQNKGTSRKQSKGSSKQKEINASDSHHKERMKSNSIRKQVEMGGEKKNVINYPEKSGMSEATREDLQERHSKRVGIGGLNSDHVPNNLIRNYSLSLEGEKIDPPSNCREDSCVWSVLTSNTSPAQQWMSKLKTPDFEKSESSLRWPRGLKENTLMAKLLEARLETKQSRSKLSKGSFN, from the exons ATGGAAAGCAAAGGAAAAAGTGTGGAGAGAGAAGCCGAAAAGCAAGGATTAATGGTGAAAAAGTTGAAACGCCGTATGTTGGTAGGGAAAAGAGGTGGCCCTTCTACTCCACCACCAACATGGAGGCTTGAGTTTTCATCTCACAAGAATGATGACGCTACTAATATTCGAGAATTCCTCACCTTTCCCAACACCGCCGCATCAATCTCTGCGAGAAAACTCGGTGCAAACCTCTGGGAGATACAGCCCCACCGAAACGTCCGCCTCCTACTCGCTAAAATGAGCAAAGGTGGTGCTGGGCTTCGTTGCCGCCACCACAGGGACAAGGGGTTTGAAATTTCCAAAGACGTGGTTGACCCTTCTGATAGCTCCACTGACTCG CTTACAAATGCAAGTCACTTGAGGAGGAATCTTGCTGCATCAATTGTGCAAGAGCATCGACCAGTTCAAAGGAGCAATCGTGCCCTGCAGCCTGTATCTCCGGCAAGTTATGGTAGCTCGTTCGAG GTGGCACGTTATAAGCCTGCAGTCACTCCCCCAAGTTCTTTGGACTTAAAGTCTAGAATGGTCGAATCAGATTATGGCATTAAAACATCCACAGAGTTACTCAAGGTGCTCAATCGGATTTGGAGTCTTGAAGAACAACACACATCCAATATATCATTGGTGAAAGCACTGAAAATGGAACTATTCCATTCCAGAGCAAGAATTAAAGAATTGCTGGAAGAGAAGGAATTAGGTAGGCATGGAATGGGCGACTTGATTAAACGAGTAGCAGAGGATAAACTTGATCGGAAGAATAAGGAGCAAGACCAGACCAAAGCTGCAATTGAAGCAATAAAACATAAGctagaagatgagaagaagtcAAGAAAGCATTCAGAAGGCCTGCACCGAAAGCTAGCTCAAGAGCTTTCTGAATTGAAACAATCTTTTTCTAATGCATTGAGAGAgcttcaaagagagagagaagcacgGATTCTGTTGGAAAACTTGTGTGACGAGTTTGCCAAAGGAATAAGAGATTATGAACAAAAACTCCGGCCCTTGAACCACAAGACTGAGAAGTATGGGGTTGGTAGGGAAAACCCTGACAGATTAATCCTCCATATTTCAGAAGCATGGCTTGATGAACGGATGCAAATGAAGCTTGAGGAAGCTCAAAACGATTTTGCAGAAAAGAGTACCATCCTGGACAAATTAGGGTCTGATATAGAAAGCTTTCTTCAAGCTAAACAGTCCAATGAATTAAGGACTAATGGGAACTTGCCCCCATTGGAGCCAAAGACCATGCGCCGGCATTCATTAGAGTCCTTTCCTTTGAATGATACTGTTAGTGCACCTCAAAAAACAGCTGATGAAGAAGATTTCTCTACTGTTGATGATTCACATTACTTTGAGCAAAACAAGGGTACCAGTAGAAAGCAAAGCAAAGGCAGCTCGAAACAAAAGGAGATTAATGCTTCAGATAGCCATCACAAAGAGAGAATGAAATCAAATTCTATAAGAAAACAGGTTGAGATgggaggagaaaagaaaaatgtaataaactatCCTGAGAAATCTGGAATGAGTGAGGCTACCCGGGAAGATCTACAAGAAAGACACAGTAAACGAGTAGGGATCGGTGGACTGAACTCAGATCATGTTCCGAATAACTTGATTCGAAATTATTCCTTGTCATTGGAGGGTGAGAAGATTGATCCCCCAAGTAATTGCAGAGAAGATTCTTGTGTTTGGTCGGTATTAACAAGCAATACAAGTCCAGCACAACAATGGATGTCAAAGTTAAAAACCccagattttgaaaaatctgaatCTTCACTGAGATGGCCTCGGGGCTTGAAGGAGAATACATTGATGGCAAAACTACTTGAAGCGAGGTTAGAGACAAAGCAATCTCGATCAAAACTTTCTAAAGGTTCATTCAACTGA